The region CCCGAACTGGCGGTGTTACTCGACGGGAAAGAACCCGGGGAAGCTCGGCGTTTTCTGGTGGGAGAAAATCGACACGAGGGCACGAACCCTCTCGACACCGACATCGCGGTCGTTCAAGAGTGCGAACTACTGGGACTACCTCAACGACGAGGGGTTGACGGCTGGCGTGATGAACCTCCCCATGACTTACCCGCCCTTCGAGGTGGACCGCTACCTCATCGCCGGTGGCCCCGGCAGCGACCAGGAGTCGTACACCCACCCGCCGGAACTCGGCGACGACCTCGACGCCTCCGGCTACCGACTCCACCCCGAGACGCCGGTCACGGCGAAAAGCGACACGAAGGCGGCCGAGGCCCTGGTCGACCTCATCGACAAACGACTGTCAACCTTCCGTGAGTTGCTCGCCGACGAACCGGTCGATGTCGCCCACTGTACCGTCTTCTACGTCAACGTCCTCCAGCACTTCTTCTGGCGCGGCGACGTCACCCGGCGCGCGTGGGAGGTCATCGACGAGCACGTCGGCGCCATCCGCGAGGCCCACCCCGACGCGACGCTCGTGTTGATGTCCGATCACGGCTGCAAGGACGTCGAGACGGTCTTCTACGTCAACTCGTGGCTCGAAGCCGAGGGGTATCTCGTCACCGAGGGCGGCGCCTCCGACGCCATGTCACGCTTTGGCATCAACAAGAAGCGTCTCTCGAAACTGGCACACAGGCTCGGCGTCCACGACGTCGTCACGTCGCTCGCGCCCGGGCAACTGACCGACTCCATCCCCGAGGACGAGGAGGGATTCAAGCGCGAGCAGAAACTGGAGAAGGTCGACTGGGACCGCTCGAAGGCGGTCGCCAGCGGTCAGGGACTCGTCTACGTCATCGACGACGACGAGGCGACGGTCGATGAACTCGTCGCGGACCTCGAGTCGCTGGCCGACGACGACGGCGACGCGATCGCCCGCGAGGTGTTCCGGCGCGAGGAGGCATACA is a window of halophilic archaeon DL31 DNA encoding:
- a CDS encoding type I phosphodiesterase/nucleotide pyrophosphatase (PFAM: Type I phosphodiesterase/nucleotide pyrophosphatase/phosphate transferase~KEGG: hut:Huta_2150 type I phosphodiesterase/nucleotide pyrophosphatase): MPETIVLGLDGANWDLLEPWLEAGDLPNIESLREDGVWSDMQSCLPPVTCPNWRCYSTGKNPGKLGVFWWEKIDTRARTLSTPTSRSFKSANYWDYLNDEGLTAGVMNLPMTYPPFEVDRYLIAGGPGSDQESYTHPPELGDDLDASGYRLHPETPVTAKSDTKAAEALVDLIDKRLSTFRELLADEPVDVAHCTVFYVNVLQHFFWRGDVTRRAWEVIDEHVGAIREAHPDATLVLMSDHGCKDVETVFYVNSWLEAEGYLVTEGGASDAMSRFGINKKRLSKLAHRLGVHDVVTSLAPGQLTDSIPEDEEGFKREQKLEKVDWDRSKAVASGQGLVYVIDDDEATVDELVADLESLADDDGDAIAREVFRREEAYTGPYVEDAPNVVFDQRPSVHTSGAIGSNPVFTEAGHWEAENVRTGLFLAEGPEVEAERLEETVSILDVAPTVLHSVDCPVPADLDGEPLPLFGDREWTERDPIPYDEAGGTSGEAVQERLEDLGYLE